The window GTGGAACCACGGGCCCGCACCGATGAAAATGCCGCTGGCGAACCAGTCCGGGCCGTAATAGCCATATGGTGCGCAATCATAGGGTGCGTAGTCAAAGTAGCCGTAAGGGCAGACGGGTGCGGGGCCGATGTTGACGCCGACAGAAACCTGCGCGTGATCCGTGCTGGGAGCAGCCAATGTCAGGGCGGCGATGGCCACCGCAGACAGGCTAAAGGTTTTCCAGGAAGCCATGATGTATAACTCCTCTCGCTATCGTTTGATAGCAGAGGAAGAACGCTTCGTTGTGGCGTCATTCTGAGCCAGCAGATGTTTTAAAGCAGGTTGAGCTCAGCGGCGATATCGCGAAGTTGTGCACGGGTCTTTTCGCCAACGGGGATCATCGGCAGACGAAGCGCGTCGCCTGCAATGCTCTTCATCTCTGCCAGCAGCGCCTTGGTGGGCGCAGGATTCGGTTCGGCGAAGAGGATCGTGTTCAGCGCGTGAACCCGCTTTGCAGCTTTGAAGGCGGCCTCGCGATTGCCGGAAAGCGCAGCAGTTATGACTGCCTTTACTTCCCTGGGAGCAACATTCGAAGCCACAGAGATCAGCCCCACGCCACCACCCGCGATGATGGGCAGTGCCAGGTAATCGTCACCCGAGAAGACGGCAAAGTTCGCAGGCTTGATGGTGAGCAGTTCGCCGATCTGTGCAAGGTTGCCGCTGGATTCCTTGATGCCGACGACGTTCTGTAACTCCGCCAGACGCACGACAGTTTCCGGAAGCAGGTTTGCGGCGGTGCGTCCGGGGATGTTGTAGAGCAGCACCGGCAGCGGCGCAACGGCGTCCGCGATAGCCTTGAAGTGCAGATACTGGCCCTGCTGCGTTGGCTTGTTGTAATACGGGTTGGCGGTCAGGATGCCGCTCAGGCCTTGGATCTTTGCAATGCGTCGTGCGCGCGCCACGGCTTCGCGTGTGCTGTTGTGCGTGCATCCGGCCACAACGGGGATGCGTCCGGCAACAGCTTCAATCGCAGTGGCGATAACTGCATCGGTCTCGTCTTCGGTGAGTGTGCTGGCTTCGCCGGTAGAACCGCAGGCCACCAGGAAATCGACGCCGCCTGCGATCTGCTTCTCCACCAATTTCTTCAGCGAGGCGTGATCGACGCTCTCGTCTGGGTGAAAAGGGGTGATGATCGCAGTGCCGAGTCCGTGAAAAATTGCAGGTTCCATGCCACTGTTGAGTGTATCGCGAACAGTGGCAAAACCACGCCGGTTAGTCACACCGATTGAGGTAACGGATGCCACCCTCGGGGTGCCGTGTGCCGAACTTCGGTGCAATCCAGATCAGCGTCACGATCAGGTTTAGCGCAAGCGACAGGATCGGCTTGTAAAACGCCATGGGGATGGCGGCAACGTAAAGCACGATGCTGGTTGCGTGTTTGATGGCCTCGCTGACGTCCGCTTTGGGAATCTGCTCGCCCAGGCGTTTTCTCAGATTGTCGACGGCTGCACGCAGCAGGAAAAATCCCATGCCCGCAAGCAGCATGATGCCCGCATAGAGCGCAGTTGAGAACGAGTCGAAGTGGTGCTCCTCCACGTAATCCGTGAAAAAGGGTACGAACGAAACGCAGAAGAGCCAGAGCAGGTTGGCCCAAAGCACGCGATAGTTCACCACCTCAATGCGTCCCACCACATCGTGATGGTTGACCCAGTAGATGGCAATCATCAGGAAGCTGAGAGCATAAATGCCAAGCCGCGGCAGGATGCTGAGGAAGCCCGGCAATCCATGCGCTTCCGGCACGTGAAGCTCCAACACCATGATGGTGATGATGACGGCAATGACGCCGTCACTGAACGCTTCCAATCGTGTGGACTTCATCTCATGCGCAGGCATGGCGGCAGCTTACACCCACTCGCCGCTACGCATCAGCGGTTCCTCGGTGCCGTCTGCGCGGACGCCGTCCACATTCATCTCGCCGGAGCCAATCATCCAGTCCACGTGGATCAGGCTGCTGTTGGCGCCCTTACTGTTCAGCGTGGTTTCGTTCAGGTTTTCGCCGTCGATGATACAGGTGGCGTACGCCTGTCCCAGTGCGATGTGGCTGGCTGCGTTCTCATCGAACAGCGTG is drawn from Terriglobus sp. RCC_193 and contains these coding sequences:
- the dapA gene encoding 4-hydroxy-tetrahydrodipicolinate synthase encodes the protein MEPAIFHGLGTAIITPFHPDESVDHASLKKLVEKQIAGGVDFLVACGSTGEASTLTEDETDAVIATAIEAVAGRIPVVAGCTHNSTREAVARARRIAKIQGLSGILTANPYYNKPTQQGQYLHFKAIADAVAPLPVLLYNIPGRTAANLLPETVVRLAELQNVVGIKESSGNLAQIGELLTIKPANFAVFSGDDYLALPIIAGGGVGLISVASNVAPREVKAVITAALSGNREAAFKAAKRVHALNTILFAEPNPAPTKALLAEMKSIAGDALRLPMIPVGEKTRAQLRDIAAELNLL
- a CDS encoding TMEM175 family protein; translated protein: MPAHEMKSTRLEAFSDGVIAVIITIMVLELHVPEAHGLPGFLSILPRLGIYALSFLMIAIYWVNHHDVVGRIEVVNYRVLWANLLWLFCVSFVPFFTDYVEEHHFDSFSTALYAGIMLLAGMGFFLLRAAVDNLRKRLGEQIPKADVSEAIKHATSIVLYVAAIPMAFYKPILSLALNLIVTLIWIAPKFGTRHPEGGIRYLNRCD